A genomic segment from Glycine soja cultivar W05 chromosome 20, ASM419377v2, whole genome shotgun sequence encodes:
- the LOC114402405 gene encoding receptor-like protein EIX2, translating into MFQQISIVLLLLLWATMFHRGACGTSLQLPCNEKDQSALLVFKLGVVNHSKMLPSWSNEQDCCAWRGVYCDNSTGRVTKLDLKQQYLEGEINLSLLQIEFLNYLDLSLNGFTSLNAPFDDTHASFPNVQFLDLSFNDDLHVDNLRWLSQLSSLKYLNLSQINLQNETNWLQFMQLHPSLVDLRLASCRLTNISPSMKYANFSSLLNLDLSGNHFVSELPYWLFNLTSISNIDLSFNLLQGPIPKSLLSLRNLKFLRLNDNEINGSIPEWLGQHEQLQYLGLSENMFHGSIPSSIGNLSSLVKLSISSSLLSGNLPTSLGQLFNLKSLSIGGESLSGVLYENHFSNLSNLEELVLSAPFAFDLASHWIPPFQLTGITISNANLGPKFPEWLYSQGSLVYLEVPNSSISYINGDLFWKFVANITQLNLSKNTISADLTNITLNSELIFMDHNNFTGGLPLISANVIYLDLSRNSFYGPISPFFCHKLGMENNLDYLDIAFNLLTGGVPDCWEYWKGLSFLFMESNMLTGELPSSMDSFIDLIALDLHNNNLSGNFSLDLSNVTNLEFINIRENNFSGIVPTKMPHGMEVMLLGSNQFEGNIPPQLCNLSSLIQLDLFHNKLSGSIPQCISDIPSLGGAERTSHYPFEFNLYTKGQELNYRDYGLRRTLDLSYNNFSGEIPTQVFKLVQLQSLNLSRNHFTGKISREIGSMKNLESLDLSSNKLDGEIPGSISSLSFLSFLNLSYNDFMGQIPIGTQIQGFVASSFAGNPGLCGAPLPINCTGESVNVDVSKQNGGSNDDAFETDSLYLGMGVGFAVGFWGLLGSLFLNRTWRHAYIRFLNYVADQLHVFVAVKFNSFSATLSSWF; encoded by the coding sequence ATGTTTCAACAAATTTCAATTGTTCTTTTGCTGTTGCTATGGGCTACCATGTTCCATAGAGGTGCGTGTGGTACAAGTTTGCAGCTTCCTTGCAACGAAAAGGATCAATCTGCACTTTTAGTCTTCAAACTTGGTGTTGTGAACCATTCCAAAATGCTCCCATCTTGGTCCAATGAACAAGATTGCTGTGCATGGAGAGGAGTCTACTGTGATAACAGCACAGGCAGAGTTACAAAACTTGATCTAAAGCAACAATACCTGGAAGGTGAAATCAACTTATCTCTACTTCAAATTGAATTCTTGAACTACTTGGACTTGAGCTTGAATGGCTTCACAAGTTTAAATGCACCTTTTGATGATACACATGCTAGCTTCCCTAATGTTCAGTTTCTTGACTTATCGTTTAATGATGATCTTCATGTGGATAATCTCCGCTGGCTTTCTCAACTTTCTTCCTTGAAATATCTCAACCTTAGTCAAATCAATCTTCAAAATGAAACCAACTGGCTTCAATTCATGCAATTGCATCCATCACTGGTAGATCTAAGATTGGCAAGTTGTCGTCTTACAAATATCAGTCCATCCATGAAGTATGCCAATTTTTCTTCACTCTTAAATCTTGACCTCTCTGGGAACCATTTTGTCTCTGAATTGCCTTATTGGCTTTTCAACCTCACCAGTATCTCCAATATTGACCTTAGCTTCAATCTTCTACAAGGACCAATACCAAAGAGTTTGTTGAGCCTTCGAAACCTTAAATTTTTAAGGCTGAATGACAATGAAATTAATGGATCCATCCCAGAATGGCTAGGCCAACACGAACAATTGCAATATCTTGgtctatctgagaacatgttTCATGGTTCAATCCCTTCATCAATAGGAAATCTCTCATCCTTGGTTAAATTAAGCATCAGCTCCAGTTTATTGAGTGGTAATCTTCCAACCAGCCTTGGACAACTCTTCAATTTAAAAAGTTTGTCCATCGGTGGTGAATCCTTGTCAGGTGTTCTCTATGAAAACCATTTTTCCAATCTCTCTAATTTAGAAGAATTGGTGTTGAGTGCTCCTTTTGCATTTGACTTGGCTTCTCACTGGATTCCTCCTTTCCAGTTGACGGGCATTACTATAAGCAATGCAAATTTAGGTCCTAAATTTCCAGAATGGCTATACTCACAAGGGTCACTAGTATATTTAGAGGTGCCTAACTCAAGTATCTCATACATAAATGGTGACTTGTTTTGGAAGTTTGTAGCAAATATTACACAGCTCAACCTATCCAAGAACACCATCAGTGCAGACTTGACAAACATCACACTTAACTCTGAACTCATTTTTATGGACCATAATAATTTCACAGGAGGACTCCCCCTTATATCAGCAAATGTTATCTATTTGGACTTGTCCCGCAATTCTTTCTATGGACCCATTTCCCCTTTTTTCTGCCACAAGTTGGGTATGGAAAATAATTTGGACTATTTGGACATAGCATTCAATCTTTTAACCGGAGGAGTTCCTGATTGTTGGGAGTATTGGAAAGGTTTGTCTTTCCTTTTCATGGAGAGTAACATGCTAACCGGTGAACTCCCTTCATCAATGGACTCATTCATTGATCTCATTGCACTGGATTTGCATAACAACAACTTGTCTGGAAATTTTTCATTGGACCTATCAAACGTAACAAATTTGGAATTCATCAATATCAGAGAGAACAATTTTTCTGGAATTGTACCAACAAAGATGCCACATGGTATGGAAGTTATGCTATTGGGATCTAACCAATTTGAAGGCAACATTCCACCACAGCTATGTAACCTCTCTTCACTGATTCAGTTGGACCTTTTCCACAACAAGCTTTCAGGATCTATTCCTCAATGCATCAGTGACATTCCTAGCTTGGGTGGAGCAGAAAGAACAAGTCATTACCCATTTGAATTCAATTTGTACACCAAAGGCCAAGAGTTAAATTATAGAGACTATGGATTGCGGAGAACACTTGACCTTTCATATAACAACTTTTCAGGGGAAATTCCAACACAAGTTTTCAAACTTGTTCAGTTGCAGTCCTTGAACTTGTCTCGAAATCATTTCACAGGAAAGATATCAAGGGAGATTGGGAGCATGAAGAACTTGGAGTCTCTTGATCTATCCAGCAACAAACTTGATGGAGAAATTCCTGGTTCCATTTCCTCTCTATCTTTCTTGAGCTTCTTGAATCTGTCATACAATGATTTCATGGGACAAATCCCAATTGGTACTCAGATCCAGGGCTTCGTTGCTTCTAGCTTTGCTGGGAATCCCGGGCTTTGTGGAGCACCTCTACCAATTAACTGCACAGGAGAAAGTGTTAATGTTGATGTGTCAAAGCAAAATGGAGGAAGCAATGATGATGCCTTTGAAACTGATTCACTATACCTTGGAATGGGAGTTGGCTTTGCAGTGGGATTTTGGGGGCTTTTGGGTTCTCTATTCCTCAACAGGACATGGAGGCACGCGTATATTCGGTTCCTTAATTATGTTGCAGATCAACTTCATGTGTTTGTGGCTGTCAAGTTCAACAGCTTCAGTGCCACACTATCAAGTTGGTTCTGA